tcaaaattttaaaactcaagcAGTctttttatattcacagtatactTTCATTGCATATGGGAAATAAACTTGGTTCATGTTCTACATTTTAAAAGTGTCAATTACAATAAGTCATTATAAACTTTGATAttatcatttgacaaaatttacaATCATGTTTTCTTAGGTTTTATAACTGAGAAGCACTTTAACTGCTATacccagatgaagaaactaagtttcagatttaaaaatcaaacaatttaTCTGAGGCAGAAATGAAATTGGGGCCATCACTAGATATGCTCATACTATTATCTTAGTCTAATGCTTTAGAATCCATTTTTATTTGCAGATAACAAAAGAAACACagcacaaatatttgaaaataaaatgacaaaaagctGCTGGCACAATTTGCCATTTGTAAATTATGTCCATTTAACTGTATCATCGTAATTTTTCAGGGAACTCAATGACAAAGACCCTCAGCTCAGTTTTCTGGTGAATTTGTTTACACTCTTTCATTGTAATCAAATTTCAGCATGTAATATTGTTAATACCATTGGTCTCCACAAAAATGGCTAAGTAGTAATTAGTTCTGTAGGTGATATTTAATTAGGCTGATATCTATCAATTAGGGAATTACTCTTtcctatatttttatctatagTCTCTTTAAAGCCAAATTCATAGTTTACTGAATTCAAAGTAGTACTGTCAGTATTCTACGTAGTCCCATAACCACTTAAGAGAATCCATTAACTGTGTATACCTTCTGTGCTAACTATATAATCCGAACTATATATAATCCAAACtataaattctaagaaaatattcatataaaaacttaaagaaaaaaaggactataTTAGGATTTTAATGTATGACGGTCTTTATTTACAACTTTATTggcaaaaaaagaagaggggaaacATTTAAAACAGTTTAACACAGGGCATTGCAGCTGATTCTGTCAGGTTaaggaagtttctttttaaatgtccatCTAATCGTCCAAAGATATACAATACTGAATCTGCATATGCAGTTTCCTTTATGAAATACAGTGCTCATATTTTAGGCAGTCTTTgaaacacataaatacaaagaaaaacactgattaaaaactgtattaaatgaagggtattttaaatttaaattgatatTTATGTTGTTCTTATAATACATgcccaatgaaaacaaaaagctggAAAAGCAGTCACACTTCCTACTTGAATGGACAGTTACAACAATCATTTTCTGCAATGAccattatattttcaatttatcaTGAACTACTCTGAACTTACTATGAGATGTAGCCAAAGTCAGAAGACAAGACGTAGGGAGAATATTCCTTTTTTGGAGGAGAGTAAGCCCTCCAGAATCAGCATGGGAAATAAACATCCTGTTGAAGAATTCTAGGTGGAAAAAAATTACTGTAGTCAATTTCAACTCATGCTGAGCTGGCTTAATTTTTTCAGACTTGTCTGGTGTCATTCTTCCAAATCAAGTGTGTTTAATTCTTCTTCTAGTTCATCCAAATCTTCCCCAGTAAAAAGATTTTCATCAACAGGAACAGCATCGATGGCTCCATTTTCCTGTCCCTCCCCTTCGTTGTCCTCTTCCAAATCACTTCTTTCACCATTTTCAGCCCTACCTCCAGAAGCTTCacttaatttgttttctaaaagtaAACATTGAAATCAGTAAGGCCAAGAAACAAACACTATTCCATTAGCAACTGAGAGTCACAGacatactacattttttttcctttttcaatgaaAGCCTTTCCTAAGATTACTCCAACAAgaaatgatctttttcttttctttttttttttttaaagattatttatttatttatcagagagagagagagggagagagcgagcacaggcagacagaatggtaggcagaggcagagggggaagcaggctccccaccgagcaaggagcccgatgtgggacccgatcccaggacgccgggatcatgacctgagccgaaggcagctgctcaaccaaccgagccacccaggcgtcccaagaaatgATCTTTTTCTAAGCCTAAGAAAGCTTAAGCTATATACGTAGTGCAGGTATGTTGTGCACTATAGACATTTGATTGCTTAATGGTATACATTTGAAAGCAAGATTTATCTTATATAATTTAGTGTTtcctatatgacccagcaattaggTTTTTAGAAAGTCAACTTCCACATAGTATTTTGAATAAATGACCGTGGaatcaaaaaatgtttattagcAGCTACTTAGCTTTTGATTTGGGGGACAGCAGTTAAATCACACTAGTTGTAATGCTGCAAAGAGATGTGAATCCAAAAACATTTCAACCTATCAAATTGTGAAAAAAAGAACCTAGGGTTATGCAGCTACTTTATAGGCTAGGAAATACTGAGACAACAAAAATGCTGTCTTTTAATGTTCAAAGACACCAATATTTACACAAAGACAATTTTTAATAGCCTTACTtagattttagctattttaaacATCTTTGATGTCAAGTCTTGGGGGATTATAAACTCTGAAGTACTTGCAATTTTCCCTACTGTTACCATCCCTACTTCTAAAAGGAGCAAATCCAGTCTTCAGATTGGCATTAAGACAATAGGCTGACAGCACTCAGACCTCAGGAGGGCAAGCCAGTTTTTCAAGTTATAACTTGCATtcctttattgtaaaaataaggTTAGTTTTTGCTCTCTCAACCTCTGCCTTGATTAGTATTCTACGTTTTCCTCTCATACTAACCATGCCAAACGTTCCCTTTTCTTTCAACTCCTCAGTCAAGGCACCATTAGACATAAATTTTATCAACAAGCCTTACCACCCAGTCCTTCCCCCATTCTCACTCTTAACTGAACTTATTACTTCCATTTCCAGATCTTGTTTCTGTAACTAACACCCTTtcatcttccatttttcttcttctcccagaTCTTTTTCCCCTGGTATATAAGCCCTTCCCATGACCATGTCTCCCCCTCAAACAAAATTTGTAAGAGTGATCTGCacttatttttctcctcattcctCTTATTGCAGTCCTGATGAAAACTGGCACCCTAATTCCTACAATTCCTTTCTTACTACAACTAAAGACTTCCAGTCTAAATCctacttaatttttctgaaattcttctttcttttcctttgtacttCTCAAGCTTTCCCTCTTTTGAGTACTCTAACTGATGTTTGCAGTATATTCTACAAAGTTCTCACATTAAGTATTGTGCCTGGGTGATCACGTTCATTCACTCTGAGCTaccaaagaaaatgattttcaaaagttTTCCTCCTGTTGACAGTGTCACGTTTGATaattaaaatatctcaaaatcAGGAGGTTCCAAACTGATTAGCTACATCTCCATATTCATTTTTGTCCCCTTCTACTTCCAGTTAATGGCTTCAGGATCCACCTAGCCACCAATTGTACAGCTTCCACGACTCACTATTTCTATATATAGCCAAACCATACATATTTATGTTACCAGTCTGGTACCTGCAGACATCAAAGTTTGCCAGTCTGGTCTAACTGTCCACCCCTGCTATCTTTAGACAGCATCCTAGTTCTTGGGATCTTGGAATACAAAAGTTAGCATACTTACCATCCTTTTCTGAAGTGTATGTGCTGAATCTTTCAAGACTGGCTACAGTAATACCTGTCTCATCTACATCTCTTGGGATATACAGGCTTAAATCTATGTCATTTACACTCACAGAATCATCaacctttaaaaacataaaaaataaagttgttacTTATGAGAACAGCTTTCATAAATTACTTACCTTTTACCTCTGACATTTATCTTAGTGAAACAAAATTATTACTAATGCCAAGTGAAAACAATAACTGACAATTGCCAAAATTCACTCCTTTTCCGAAACTTCTTGGGAAAAAAAGTAGCAATGTCATATTTCAACTTTCTTCCTCTCACATACAgaatatgacatttttattttcaactcaaAGACAGAGGTTAAAATTTTATACTAtatgaaaaatgaataatcaGCTATGTTTGCCTGTAACTGAGTGATTTTGCTGTTGTCTCTTGCTCCCTACTCAATTTTCCCCTTACTCTGTTCCTTTTAGTCTCTGTCCcgtttttttttccagtataaaatattaaacaaacaaacaaaaaatcatttttttaggaaaataaaacacacacttTTTAGCTAACACATACAAGCATTTAACTCTACCCCAGtcactgttctactttctgtaTAAAGaactataatataattttattaactcatttaactctCACAAGTAGTCTGCATGTAGGGATTATCATTATGACTTTATTACAGATCAAGGTAGAGACCTACCGTGTAAATGATTTCCCAGAttagagtcaggatttgaactgaGGCCCTAGAGTTGATTCTCTTAACCATGCTATTCTATTGTTATACTCCACTGTTTCTCTTCATCAACATGAGGAGATGAGGTGCCAAAGCTTCTTCTTACCTCATCACCACCTGTTCCTTGGGTGTAACGGGTATCATCTGcttcctcatcatcatcatcaaccaGTTCAGGACGAAATTCAAACACCTCACGACCGCTAATCTATTCAGATACACAAATATATCAACTCATGGTAAAATTCAAACATTTCATGGTCATGGATTTCAGACATAAAcatgattaaattaaaataaattcttgcatgacacagaaattataaaaatgaaagaaaaaataacgaATCTCTTCAGGTGAGTTTGGGACGTACCACTAAAGCCTTCCCTGCCTTGaagtctgcttttcttctttccatatCTTGCTCAAGTTTATcaatcttttcttgtctttttcttttcttccatgcaAGAAAAGATTCTAGAGTGATTTTGGTAACATTTGGACCTAGGGCAGAACGCTGCAAAGACAAAAGAGTTGTTTATTTTCCCACAAATCACCTAtaacaatatttaataattttctcttaatGCAATTAAGTTCTTGCCTGTGACTATTAAGACATCAAATTTAGAATAAacagatttattttcattttatatggaAATGAGTAAAATGAGTGTCCAGAGATACAAACATTTGTAAACacagtaaaatatattattctgaGCTGCATTTCTTTTCAATACCGAAAATGAGTAAAACCTGTCATATgagaaatggttttaaaataagtcaactgctgaaaacaaaaaaatatcaaaagtacCATGAAAATATCCAAGTATCATTTGTGTTCCttaggaaaagagggaaaaaactaGGCAAAAACACCATCTGCTCCTCAGAGCCAATAACCAAGtaataaatatatggaaaaataatacTTCCTGAACATCTGCCAGCTATCAGTATTAAATGTTTTCTACACATACGCTAACATGCTGatctccacaaataagcaaacagaaaGATATGGGAAATTTACCGAGGTTAATAGCTAGTACTTGGCAGAAGTAGGATACAAACAATCCCAAATATACCAGACTCCAAAGTCTGTATTTTCTATTATAGCATAGTGCCTTATATGAGACACTAAACAATATGTCCATTTAAGAACAAATGTATATAATCCCAACCTTAGACACTTACATAGTTAGACAATCCAAAGACAAAATGgatataatttgaaatatacaATCCTAAACCTAGTATTTCCAATAATCTCAACATTTTCTTGTCACTCCCAGGAGCCATATCTACTAACTCAGTGGCCCCATCTGCTATCTCATGGAGTAAACCTCTTTTGGGCTGAACCAGAAATGAGGAGCAGAAGATTTTCTTCAATGAGACATATTCCCCTCTACTGACACAGTGAGAGTTTTGACCCCAGGGATGATAAAATATACAACTGGAAAACTGCAGGAGTTGTTTCCTTCAATACGTATTATTGATTAGTAAAATGGCTAAAAAATAAGACATCAGGGGAAACATCTAAAACTTCAAGTTCAATCAGAATATCATTTTAATGAATATACTAGTACAACAATCTTATAGAATTTGATAAACCAGTGGCATAAAAAATTGTTtcataatcctaaaattaatgTCATGATGGACTAATGATTATGGTTAGGTTTATATTCTAGACataaaataactaaagaaaaaaataaggcaacTTTGGGAAaaggttctatttttttccccttccataaTAACATGTTATTGCCCCCAAGTGgtaaatattataatttcatgATAAATATTACTTTAGTTTTATAGTAGGAAAAAATTCTAGTTACCTCTCTTTCAATAAGATCTTCTAATGAaatttcatcttctttctcttctttttttttatcttttttcaataCAAATCCAGGAGGAAGTGCATGACGATACATGCAAATATCACCACCTCCAGGGCATACCCAAAACCAGCCATACTTGTTGTTTTCAATAGCTTCGAGGAAATGCTTGCACACCTGTAGAGACAATATTATTCACAGTAGTGGCTCAGTGAAGTCCATTTACAAGGTAAATGCTTAAATATATGGAACAAGTACATTCTTATTCACATCCTTAGGCTACTCACTTTTCAGAACACCCTTGGCACAGAAACGTACACgtaaatcaatcttaaaatacTTAATACAATGGTAAATTCCCTTTAGAAGATCTAtacaatatttctattttcaacactgcTACAAATTCTGAATTACACAAAGGACATGCTTCAGTTTTAACCTTTGTAAATGTAATCCAaccctgatttttaaataaatgaaaaaaaaatgtggttataaaaaactaaaaccaaTGATTTTGTTTTGATCTTTCCTAAAAACTCATCACATGCAATAGTGATACAAATACTACTTGAATTACCTGAAATTATAGGCAATTTCTCACATCTAAGaagggagaaagcaagcaaggTACAAAAGGAACCAAAGGACAGTGACCTTTGGTGCAGAATACAATTGTATTGAAGCCTCAggtaataaactttaaaagaaagaagtgaaaattaACTAATAAACAATattcttttcctcaaaaaaaaatagagcagatATAAATAAAACTAGTGTTTAGAAATTTTCTAGCTATCAAGGTTTTTCACTATAACTGCACTATAAGTAAATATGTGGGCATAAATGCTGGGTCCGAGAAAAAaggtataaatttttaaaagtgcatttcCTGGAATACTAGAGCCATTACCTATCCAAATTTCATTTTCACcttcttgatttaaaaatctcATCATTAGTGTAGGTGTTTATCAACTGTCCCTCCATTCACTTTGCATAAGGAAAGAATTCTTGTCTGAATATGTGATCGTGTTCATCCATATCTGAGAGAAAGTAAAATCACCTCAGAAAATGACACTTGGGGACTTTAGTCACATGCTTTTCAAAGGCTacttttgaaaaaagaatctTATTTTGTATGACTTAACACTTGCAAATTCCAACAAAGCTTGATGCACTTTATAAAAAGCTccaatagggcgcctgggtggctcagtgggttaagccgctgccttcggctcaggtcatgatctcagggtcctgggatcgagtcccgcatcgggctctctgctcggcagggagcctgcttccctccctctctctctctgcctgcctctccatctacttgtgatttctctctgtcaaataaataaataaaatctttaaaaaaaataaaaaataaaaaataaaaagctccaataatttaaaaaataatccagtaAAAAATGGCAGCAAATACCTTGCCACATAATTCTCCCTAATGATAAATATCACAGCAACTCAATTCAAGAAAAGGACATACTAtttgagtttttggttttttcttttccgCCTCACCGTGCTTCTTGTTCACTACTTCTTCCAGCTTTTTCTCATCCCAATTATCCATAGTATCTAAATAAAAAGAGATATGAAAACTAAATACTGTAATTTTATCTGTTCCCAAAACAAACTGCATATCTCCTTAGACAGGAAAGCTGGATATAAGACTTATAACCtgacacattttctttaaatgacaCCAAAGATAGGAATAAACAGTGCTATGAAATTATTCACCAAAATCCCAAGCAGTTTAGGCAAATGAGAAGGTAGTACTGGAAGAAAGGGTGAGACTAATCCAAAAGAAGTAACTGCTTTTTATACATCctcatttttttaactaaagGACATAATGCTGTCAACTCAGATTTtgtggaaaagaattttttttttttaacaaacacaGCCTTCCTAAGAGCAAAATATTCTTCAAGTTCTAAATATCTTAGTAACAaccaaaagatatttttaagaaaatgtcttaaaaaaatacctttttcaaGTTCTTCATCTCTTGCATCAATGTAAACACTTCGCTTTTCACACTTTCTCTCCAGAGTCAAGTCATGAGAGAACTTACACTTATCTCCTTTAGTACACTGTCCTTGCTTAAAGAATGCACACACCACGGATTTGGGATCTGCACCTACGTCAAATAGCACATGGTATTTGTATTATAATCTGCCAGATCACAAAGTATAGCTTCTGAGATATAATTACTACTGGTGAACTTGTTATTTTCCATTCACTGATGTAAGAGGAAAATACCACTTATAGGTGATTAttaagacatttctttaaagcTCATTCTACACCATTTTTTacctatttttgtttcttttattcttaccATTATTCCTTCCATTCTTACTCTTATTCCCAGGGGTGGGAAACCAAACAAACTCAGAGGTTATTCCATAGTCACTTGTCTAGTTTGAGTCAATGAGGCAGaggtaaaagagaaataaataaacatacatgGAGATATACTACCAAGAGTCTGGAACTTATAATTTATAGAACCACAGGTTGTCTACCAAAGAACAGATATTATAAATCAACTAGCAGACTATCTAAATCCTTACTTTTACCTTAAGTGGGGGGCTAGTGGCTGGATTTATAGTTGTACAATCACATAGCTATGCACATATATAGAGGAATTATAAGAAAGTCATTGATATAGTTTAATTTTGACAAAGGGAATATCCTTTCCATAGCAGACACACCGgcttatatgaagaaaatatacatcaaaacaaattaaaggttttttaaattgtagttgatccacaatgttacattagtttcaggaatacaaCATAGAGATTTGACAAGCCTATATGCCACCCTCACCACAAATGTAGCTGCCACCTGTCACCAtgcaatgctattacaataccactgactatacTCCCTCTGCTGTACCTTTTATACTCATGACTTCTTCactctgtaactggaagcctatacatcccactccccttcatccTTTTGCCCATCCCAGGCCTccaacctcctcccctctggcaaagcatcagtttattctctgtatttatgggtttgtgccttttgtgtgtgtgtattcataaaACAAATCAAgaggttttaaaatatgaatatttgataaaaatacTTCCGACATTTAAAATTtacctttacttattttttgagcAGCAACTACGGGTTTGAATAGCTCATTTAGTTCCTGCAATTCTTTCTTCTTGTCatctttcttcaatttcttttcagcCTCACTTTGTGCTACCTAAAATATTCCCAGGAATAATATGAAAATTTGGTTTCATATAAGAAAACTGTTCTCATTATACAATAGTACATAGAGCATCACTAACAAAACATTTGCACATTTATGTATCCATACCTCTTAGTATCAGTGTTACAATGGCCTTTAAGTATATATTAAATCGTATGGTTAAACTATTAAATGAAACTGCGATATCAGttgacttaaaataatttataaatggtACCATGCCAAGTAAAAAGCATATTCAAAAGCTTACagcaataagcatttattaagcatttgcTACATGCCCAGCACTTTTAGTAAATGGTTCTCACCTGGGATTTTCTTCTTATGACAACCACCCACTTCCCAGAAACATGAGGGTGCCTTTTGAAGATCAGAAATGCAAACATCCGGAAATGCGCAGTCCCAGACAATAAAGAACTGTACCACCCAAAATACCTATTCCCCTTGTGGAAAAACACTGAGCTAGGTCAATGTgggagataaaacaaaacaaatatgacATATGACATAGTTCCAGGCACACGATTTACATACCTAATATGATTAGAGGATTCATCCAGACATTTATATGTCAGGTCCTATGTTAGATGACAgggaatacaaagatgaaaagataaagatgCTTATTTAAAGAAGCTCAGACTCTAGTGGGAAGACAGACATGTCAACAACTGTAATATAATACATGGTTCTCTGGGAACAAGGAACGCCTATATGCCTATGAAAACTAGACTGAGCTAACACTTTATGGatgaatttttctgatgggtaaGAAAAGGAATGCAGAGAGCCAGCCAATGCAAAGAGACAGGCACGAGAAGGAACACAGTATGAGAAACATCAATGAAAAGTTTGGACTGCATCAGTAGGTGACAGGTAAAACTCCGTGGCTTAAAGCAAGTCAATGACACAATCAGACTGTATTTTATAAAGACCACAACGGCAACTGTGTGAAAAGTGGACTAGAAGAAGCCCAAGAACAGCAAGGAAAATGAAGAGGCTAATGCAACTGCTGTAGGCAAGAAAACAAGAGCTTAAAGTAGGCATTAGTAGCAAGGTTGGAGAAAAGAGGTGAGAACTCTTAAGGAGGTAGAACTGACAGTACAAAGTGACTGACTAGACATGAAGTAGAAAAGAGAGGGTGGGGTCTAGGACTATCACATGTATGGTTAGTGCTGTTAAACAAGACAGGGTATACAGGAATAACAGGTTTCAGGGCAGAAGGTGGAGATGAACTCAGTTTTAGACATCCTGAGTATGAGATGCTTACAGAGCAACTGAATAGAGCTACTTAGAAGGCAAGTGGACAAGGATCTTGATACCTGGGGAGAGAGTCTGAtttgaaataaagattttagaaACAGTTTACCGATAATAATTGATTAAAACTTTGAGTGTATAAGAGATTATTCAAGAACAGCATaaagaagtgattaaaaaaaaagtgataagagCAGAGGACAGTTCCCTGAAGAAAACCAATATTAAATGAGCCAACAACACAACTTTAAAAAGCCCATAAAAGGGTCCAAGAAACATCAAAGAAACAGGTGGAAATCCAGCACAAAAAAAGTACTTAAGGAAGGAGAAATTTTAGGAAGGCAATGGCCAAATGCTATAAGGTTAAAGATATCCCAAATCCCAACTTTGATCAGACGGTAGATGTGTTCaaatggaaaaactggaaaacattttttaaaaagaaaaatttaagcatTTTATCTATAATAAAACTATCGTTTGCTCATGAGGTTCATCTCAAACATTTATGGACCCAGAGCAAGGATACATTGGAAGCCCACAAACCATTTCTGTGAATATTTGTAAGTTAGAAATCAAActaatgctaaataaaatatggtttGTACCCCTACTTAATCAATATACCTTACAACCTGGAAGGATGGGTTCAAATTTAAAATGCCCAGGTTCCATGGAGTTCTACGCTGGAGCACAGCAGTAAAACAAGAATCAACTTCTGGCTCTTCCTCTTCCCACCCTGAGTTTCATCCCACCATGTGTGTGCATGAAGGTGGAAGGTGTGGGGAAGGACATGGTATGGATTCAGATCTGTCCATACTCCCAGCACATACCcttctttttttgtgtatgtgttgcTGAAGTGAACACACAACCTTCCTTTTGAGTACTTCAGGCATACTGGCAGTACAGTATACCCTAAGTACAGGCAACATGACCTTTGTAGGCCCTGAAGTATTGTGGAGAGGGATGGTATAAACTCCCTTAACCCACTGACTCCTTGCCTGTGGGAGAGCTATGTCTAGAGGAGACAAAGAGTAGGGTCATCCTCTACAGTACAGGGCCTACAGTGGGGTACCTACTGCCTGGCTCTAACAGCAGGACTGCTGCTCATTTTGCAGATAAAAGCCCAAGTACCCAGGAAATTATCAAAAATTATAATACTGAAGGTACTATCAAtcctaaccaccaccaccaccactgaaaATTTCAGGCTTTCTCGggtctataaaatataaaattatctgtCAATATACTTCCCActagaagaaaaaataggaagaggAGAACAGGATTGAAAAAAGGAATAAGGGAAGAAAAGTAAATTCTTTTCACACACCCATATTCCCCAGAAGATCCACATTATCTTCTAATTTAACCACCATAGGTACCTTACAAGGGTAATTATCCTTCCACTGTACAGATAATTGTCACTAAAATTTAAGTTCATGTAACAAATAAGATAACTCCAAGATCTaagcatacatttttattaaaccaGGCTACTAAATTAGCAGCATGGAAGATCAATAGTTTTTGGCTCTACAATCAAGCTGggcataagaaaagaaaaatgctcgAGGCACTAATCTGCTGACAATATATGAGAGAGAAATTTGTTTTAGATTGCAGTCACAAACATATATTCTGATATTCTCAGatgaaaaaaagtatttccaaaaGGACAGAGTGGcaaaaagaatactttttaaaataaagatgcagGTCTGTAAAATCTTAAACTCAAGAAAGTGAAAGATCTAAAGAACATGAAGAAAAGGAGCTACCTTTTTTGAACGTGTTGTCAATAgataaaatgatttcaaaattcatatggaagACAAAATGCCTAAGAATagccaagaaaaatataaaaataagtaacatttgGGGGAAAGGATTCCTTTAAGAGCTAACAGAACAGGGGCAACCAGGTGGCTGAGTgagttaagcctccgccttcggctcaggtcatgatttcagggtcctgggattgagccccgcatcaggctctttgcttggcggggagcctgcttcccccccccccccacttgtgatctctgtctgtcaaataaataaatataatctttaaaaaaaaaaaaaaaaaaaaagagctaacagAACATGTTACTAAGGCACTATAATAAACATCAATGGGATACTGGTTTAGGGACAGACaataaacagaacagaaaagaaaatccaggaaTAGATCCTAATATATTTGAGACTTTACTATATGTCAACAATGGTATTTCAATTTGGTAGGATAAATGATGCTGGTGTAAATggccatttatttgaaagaatattaACTTActgacatataaaataaattcatgacaaattatagactttaaaaataaaatagaaatctagGAAAAACACACATAATCCAGTGGTGCAAGAGactttttaactgtatttttaaaaagctagac
Above is a genomic segment from Mustela lutreola isolate mMusLut2 chromosome 3, mMusLut2.pri, whole genome shotgun sequence containing:
- the ZC3H15 gene encoding zinc finger CCCH domain-containing protein 15 isoform X2; translation: MTIFLLMVYLNNGHQNDKTFGLKNKKGAKQQKFIKAVTHQVKFGQQNPRQVAQSEAEKKLKKDDKKKELQELNELFKPVVAAQKISKGADPKSVVCAFFKQGQCTKGDKCKFSHDLTLERKCEKRSVYIDARDEELEKDTMDNWDEKKLEEVVNKKHGEAEKKKPKTQIVCKHFLEAIENNKYGWFWVCPGGGDICMYRHALPPGFVLKKDKKKEEKEDEISLEDLIERERSALGPNVTKITLESFLAWKKRKRQEKIDKLEQDMERRKADFKAGKALVISGREVFEFRPELVDDDDEEADDTRYTQGTGGDEVDDSVSVNDIDLSLYIPRDVDETGITVASLERFSTYTSEKDENKLSEASGGRAENGERSDLEEDNEGEGQENGAIDAVPVDENLFTGEDLDELEEELNTLDLEE
- the ZC3H15 gene encoding zinc finger CCCH domain-containing protein 15 isoform X1 produces the protein MPPKKQAQAGGSKKAEQKKKEKIIEDKTFGLKNKKGAKQQKFIKAVTHQVKFGQQNPRQVAQSEAEKKLKKDDKKKELQELNELFKPVVAAQKISKGADPKSVVCAFFKQGQCTKGDKCKFSHDLTLERKCEKRSVYIDARDEELEKDTMDNWDEKKLEEVVNKKHGEAEKKKPKTQIVCKHFLEAIENNKYGWFWVCPGGGDICMYRHALPPGFVLKKDKKKEEKEDEISLEDLIERERSALGPNVTKITLESFLAWKKRKRQEKIDKLEQDMERRKADFKAGKALVISGREVFEFRPELVDDDDEEADDTRYTQGTGGDEVDDSVSVNDIDLSLYIPRDVDETGITVASLERFSTYTSEKDENKLSEASGGRAENGERSDLEEDNEGEGQENGAIDAVPVDENLFTGEDLDELEEELNTLDLEE